A segment of the Eptesicus fuscus isolate TK198812 chromosome 9, DD_ASM_mEF_20220401, whole genome shotgun sequence genome:
AGGGTGCACAAAcatctgtaattaaaaataacacaaacaaCAAAAGTAGGATTCAATCAGGACATCTTCCTTTCTAATACATAAAAGACCAGAAGCTTtatgttttaattcattaattacaTCTTGAAATCTGTAtaacttattcattcaacaatatttgatttaataaatatttactgaggatCCACTCTGTGCAAGGCACAATTCTAACCATTTGGGGTCAAccagtaaacaaaacaaacactacTCCGTTAAACTTATACTTGGGGGAATAGAGTGGGCAGGAGAAGGGAGCCAGATAATAGACAATATATAGAAGTAAAATGTGTTAGAAAGTAATcaatgatataatttttttgagagagagaacaggGTTTAGGGGATAAGGAATGCCAAGAATAGAGGCATTGCAATTTAAGAAGAGTGGGCAGGGTAGGCCTCATTGAGAAGGGAACTTGAAGGGAATGAGCAATGTGgttattaagaaaaagaataatctGGACATATAGTCAGTACAGAGGCCCTAAGATAAAAGGAAGGCCAATGTGGCTACAGAGGAATGAGCATGGGGCATAGTAGTAAAAGACAAGATTGCAGTAggatcaatattttttaataacacatttttaagatATGATTCATATTTTATACAATTCACCCTGCACATACTGTTCAGTTGCTTTTAATACATTAATAAGTATTGTGcattatcatcaccatccatATTAGGATCTTTTCATCATGGTCAAGAGatttttgtggtgtcttttaaGCCATAGTAAGAACTTTGGCTTTTACACTAAGTAAAAAAAGTGATCTCTTCTTATATATTAGAGAGAAAAGGTATTTTGATTGAATCCCACTTTTGTTGGCTGCATTTTTTGGTAAGTTTGGTAAATTTGGGTCAGAGAATGGACTGTGATTTGACTTGCTATTCATAGTCATTTTGGCTGCTGAAGGTAAGGAGAGAAATggcagaagcaaagagagagaaaccagttGTTGCAGTTACTCAGGgggagatgatgatggtggtggtggcagcccTGAGAAATGGttgaattattttgcattttgaagTAAAGTGATAGGATTTGCTGATGGAATGGATGTGGGTTGtgaaggaaagaagcaaaggaagaCACCATGGTTTGGGGACTGAGCAATGGGAAGAATGGGGTTGCCATCGACCGACAGGAGGACAGTAAGGAGGTCAACTTTTGTCATTTCAAATTTGAGATGTTTATTGTATATTGAAACAGAGAAGATGACTAAGCCTCAGCTTCAGAAGAGATGACTGACCAGATTAGAAATATATTTGGGAGTCATCAgcatataaaaaaatatgtaaggcATGAGACTGGATGAGGTCACCTAGAGAGTGAGTGTAGATAGAAAAGAAACCCAAGGACTGAGCTGCTGAAagttaggaaaaagaaaactttgtaatacaaaagtaaaaagaatcaAGTCTGCAGTTCCAGAGACAGAAACTTGAAAAACCTAATCAAGGTGCCAGAACAAACTACCAACTACCAACTCAGATTACCTACCTTCTTCACCCGTGATTACCCCACCGAGTAGAGACATTCACAGAAAGAACTACGTAGAAGGCTTCTGACACACATTGAACtcagggggtggaggggcggaATGGGAAGAGGAGGTCTTTGAAAAATGTCCTAGTGAGTCTCTTGGACACATCCACTGGCTGGCCCCTGAATAACTGGTGAAATGTGAGCAGCTGATGGAAACACAGGTGGCTAGCCTAAAGCTCAATGCAACACCATGACTCCACTGCTATGAATATTAATAGCTGAAGAAAATTTCCGTAGAGTAAGGTTTTATTGAACACACAACAAAATGGTATTAAGGGGACTATTTTAGGTTTTGgatgttcaggaaaaaaaaaaatcaccacaaatttagtggtttaaaacaacagtaaGCCCTGGCAGGGTGTGGATTCAGTAGGTTGGGTGTCGTCctttgcactgaaaggttgctggttcaatttctgatcagggcacatgcctgggttgtgggcttagtaGGGGGTATgtcggaggcagctgattgatgttaccctctcacatcgaagtttctctctctctctctctctaaaaatcatttatatatatatatatattataaatatatatatatatatatattaaaacaacactcatttattatctcacagtttctgcagGTCAGAAGTCCAGGCTTAGCTGGGTTCTCTTCTCAGGGCTTCACAAGGCTAAAATCAATGTTGCCCAGgctcatctgaaggcttgacttgGGAAGGAACTTTTTCTAAATTCCCTTGTGTTGTTACAAAATTAATTCCTTGCAGCTGTAGAATTACTTGAAGTTTGCTTCTTGAAAGCCACCAATGGAGAGAAAGAGTCTCTGATGCCTGTAGTCTCTTTTCAGAGAAGGCCTAGGCTTTTTTCTAAAGGGTTCACCTGATTAGGTCAGACCCACCTAGCATAATCCACTTCTGGACTGACTCAAAGTCAATTGATTAGggaccttaattacatctgcaaaatcttTTAACCTTTGCCATTGAATGTGATAGCCCAACATCATTTGCATATTCTCTTAGATGTAGGCATGGGTTCTGCCCATACTCAAGGGAAAAAGATTATGAAGAGTTTAATACCAGTTGTTAAATTCTAAGATGACCTCAATTCTAAGATCATTGAGGTCATCTTAGAATTTGCCTACCCCAGTATGGTCCAAGAAACTAAACATTTATGTTAAATTCAAATAGAAGTATTGATCCTAAGAAATGACACATTTTTAAGTGATGGTAAATTTTGTCTGAATAATCTTctctggggaaaagaaaaaaaaaaaagaaggaaattcagaGCTGGCCTTTAGAAAATAACTttaccagacacacacacacacacacacacacacacacacacacacacacacaatacatcaGGAACCTTATggtttttaacaataaaatacaatataatacAGTAGGTGTAGATGAATCTGTCATAGTCTCATTTCCTTGCATGTGAACAATGGTctaatattgaaataataaacataaaatttatttcagatgttaaaaaattgactaatttttgaaagagagaaaagttGCCATTTAATACTATACAATACATAAGAATATATGCATGctaaaagtgaagaaaatattcaaagtgagtaGCAGTGCTAAAATAGTTTAACAATCTTGAGTACATATTTCCATCTCACTTCCAATAACTTTTTGGCATCCTTACAAATATCCTTAGAAGGTCATTCAAGTCCTGCACACTTGAAGTTCCTAGGAGCTACCTgggtagttttaaaaataatttcacactTTAGAgttattttatatgtgtatataaaatactGACCTAGGGAAGTTCCTCTGATTTATCATTGGATACCAACTGCCCCTAGGTCTAATAAGCATTTATGAAATGATCATCTCTGATCATCCTAATGTGTAATGCAGTATAACTGTAGCTAAATGCAGCTTCTACTCCCAGCCATGAGGACCAACTTTACAGATAATCACTGATGAAACATTCTAGGTAGACTCAGCAATGAGGCAAAATGATGTAAGCTATCTGAGTCAGAAAGTATGACAAGTGAATATTTGTGACTACTGGAAGACTAGGCTTATCTCACAGAGAACAACTCTTGGAACAAATCATGTTCACATGAACCCAAAGATAACATGCAGTATACTTTTTGAATGCAAGACTAGGCCTATATTAGAAGTAACCATTTTATGCCACATGTTCACTGCATATTATTTTACTTGAGTGGAGCATTATTAGAGCTGTGGTTCATTTGAATTGCCATAAACAGTATGTGGGGTTTTACTCTCCTACAGTTTCTGTTCAGATGACTAATTCATGGGACTTTCAGCATAGCTAGCTGATGACATTGCATACTATTCTGTCCCAAAATCCAGTTCAAGCATCGACATACCAATCAGATGATAAACTCTTTAAAGGCAGAGGGCCAGGAATTGCACAGTTCTTGGTATATAGGAAGACATCAAAGGTTTTTCAGACTTAAGttaaatgtgaaatatattaGAATTCATGCAATACACAGGAAGGCAGAATTCTGAGATCTTGTTGAACTCTCAGATACTATTCAACTCCATAAACATTGACTGTGCTTCTACTAAATGCAGAAATTGTGCTAGGTGCTGAGAACATCCAGTTGATAAAGTCACAGTCCCTGCTACCAAGAAACTCACAGATTTCCTCATTCTTTGTCAGCTTGCTGTGATCACATTTTCTTCCAAAGAACCTCAAAGAAATGCCTTGTGGATAGAACCTTGGAGTTCCACAGAACACAATTCAATAATCTCCAAATAATGACTCAGGCCAGATTGTGTAATGCAGGTTTTGTTTGCAAAACTGAAAGCGCTCAGCACTTACCTAAATTtcaagtttaaataatttttaaacaaagacatTGCGTGTTAGGATACACACGTGTGGTATAGATATGAAATACACAAGCACACTTGGATAAAATTATGAATTAGCCACTACCATTCCTTTACTCAAGCATTGTCCCTTGCAGTTAGTGATTTAAGTACAAAATAACAGCTCAAATAAATGAGCCAGAAAACTGACTTATCACTTTTCTTTTCCACTAAATTAAGACCAAGAGACCTGGAGAATATTTTGTTTAGAATGATACAAAAACTCCCATTTACCTTTGCAAAAAATGATTTCTGTGACCTTTGACTATAGAATAGCCTTAGTAATGCAAGCACTGTTTTGAAAGGAAACATAGGAGGGCATTTTCACCACTTTTGGTGATTTCAGTAAGTTTAAAacatgtcttttcatttattgcaTCAACTCATAAAACCAAGGAAAGAACCTTCAACCTATTCAGTGAAAGTCTGTACATTAAAGTTTGCTTTTCGAAAATATGCCACTACTGCTTACTTGCCACCCACAGGTTGCCATTATCTCAAAGGTGAAATTTTAGCATATGACTAAAAGGTCCTATAGCTGCAGCTTCATGATTCAGCACCTAACATCAATAATTCAGAGTGAGATCACAGGCTCACTGTGGAAGGTAGTGACATACTTGCCTTATGAAAGAAAGCTTAGGGCATAGTGAGAGCATTTTGAATTTTGTGGGTGTCTAACATTTGTCTCTTAGCTAGTGGGGGTGTAGAAGGATCCAACCTTGGGAAAGTCTCTCTGAGAGAGGTGAATTTGGGTTGTAAGGCTAGGATACACACGTGTGGTAACCAACTCCCTCCTGAGCATGGTTTTCCAGAGTTACCCTAGGCAGGTGGGAAGCCCTTCTGCTTTTTGTGGAAAAGATTCCAACTTGGTTCCCTGCCACcaccaaacacaaatgtgttgatttttcttttttgagctcCCAACCCTTGCAACCTTCCAAAAATAAATCAAACCAGCCATCAGGGCACCAAAATAATACTACTAGTAGTAAGCAGCTTTGCCTAGGCTTTCATAAACAACACTTCTGAGGTAAACTTTGCCCCAGAGGTCTGGACACATCTTTTTATGTAACCTGCTTACTAATAATTACTAGACTTGGGTGCATTAACCctgaaaatagattttaatagcAACCCCTAAAAACAAAAGACAtgaaactacaataaaaaaaaaaaaatgtgcaccAACTAGAAAAACACTTGGCAGCCTGCTCCAGCCCAAGCTGAAGACAACAACCCGTCCCCACTCCCCTCCAAGGCAAAGAACTCCTGTCCTGCAAACCCGGCCAAAGGGATGTGTCAGCTCAAGGCCCCGCCCTCcgcaccccagccccgcccccgcaccccggGCTAGCTTCCGCGCAGCTCCTCCCCCTTCCGCTCCTCAGCCTTGTTCCAGGAGCTGGGGTCAAATTGTCTCCAATGCTGATTTGCATAGCCCAATGGCTGCGCGTATGCAAATGAGGCGGGAGGTGGTTGGCTGGGGGTTGGCAGGATAACTCCTGTACGCGGGGGCCTTTGTCCTTCAGTGGCTGTGAGGCAGCTGAGGTGTAGGTTGCGCGGctcctggtggggctgagagtgGAGCCCGGAGGTGACGGGCGACCGATCCCGGCGGGAGGGGCGGACTGCGCGGTGGCGGCGGGCGCTGGAGGAGCCTGTGAGGGAGTACCGAGCCGGCGCCCGCGCGCCCTAGGGTGCAAGAGCTGCCCCGCCGCTCTCTCTCTGTGGGGGACCTGCAGTTGCAATATGACTTTGGAGGAATTCTCTGCTGGAGAGCCAAAGACCGAAAGGTAAGGCGGCCGGAGCCTCTCCCGGAACTCTGGCCCGCTGTGCACCCCAGTGCTGCCGGGCTGTGGGAGGCTTGCGGTGGAGTGAGCGTGCAAAAGTTTGCAGAGGGTACCTCTCATCTTTCTTcctcggggggcaggggggaccctCCCAGGGGTGCCCGCGGACGAAAAGAGCGTGCCCCCCAGCCCGGCTGAGCCCTTCCGAGCCCTTGCAAAGGGTAGAAGGACCCTCCTTGCCGGTGCGGCTTGTGCAGCTGGCATCCTCTGTCAGCGCCCGGCGCCAGGGACTGGCAGCGCCCTCGGGGGAGGGTGGCGGGTGGCACTCTTGGGGCTTCTCCCGGGACTCCCAGCTTCTAGGGGTCATGAATGGTGAAGGGGGGTCGGGAGTTTGCAGAAAGCTGAGATGCGCAGTGGCTCATGCACTCGGGAGGGAGGGTCGCGGTGCAAGGGGAGCGGGCGGCCACAGCTCCGAGGGACGGGGACTGACGGGACCCCTTTCTCTGGCCGGCGTGCAGGATGGATAATGTGGGGGATGCCCTGGAGGAAGTGCTGAGCAAAGCCCTGAGTCAGCGCACCATCACGGTCGGGGTGTACGAGGCGGCTAAGCTGCTCAATGTGTAAGTGGGGCCCTCGCGCGTCTCTCctggcaccccctcccaccccgaccCCGGGAGGTCGCCCGCGCGGGCCGCTCCTCGCCCTGCAGCGTCGCTTCCTGCTGTTTTTCAACCTGCGGGTGGGTGTCTGCCCCAGGGGGAGCGAGCGGATCGGGGCGGGTGTTGCGGGCACCCACCAGGGCTGGTGGTGCCTCTGCGCTCACCTGCCCGCCCCCGCTGCCCGCAGCGACCCGGACAACGTGGTGCTTTGCCTGCTGGCCGCCGACGAGGACGACGACAGGGATGTGGCCCTGCAGATCCACTTCACCCTAATCCAGGCGTTCTGCTGCGAGAACGACATCAACATCCTGCGCGTCAGCAACCCGGGCCGCCTGGCCAAGCTCCTGCTGCTGGAGACCGACGCCAGCCCGGGGGCCAGCGAGGGCGCCGAGCAGCCCCCGGACCTGCACTGCGTGCTCGTGACGGTGAGGGAGAAGGGGTCTCCGTGCCGATCGGGGTTAGCGTCCTGGAACTAAGGGCGCCGGGCCTGAGAGTTGCCAGACTGCAGAGTGGAATGGGTGGGGGTCAAGAGCTTGGCTGCCTTTTGCCCCATTAGCGTGTGGCTGGACTTTCAGCCGAGATGTGCCAGTTTCATCATCGGGGTTTTCTCTGGTACAGAACATGTCTAAGCACGTTGGAGGCTGCCAGCAGCGGAAGAGATCCTTGTGAGTCAGCACTGTCAGCCCAGCTACTCCCTACCTACATCTGCACTACCTCCCGTGACTAATTCCTTTAGCAGGGCAGATTAGATAAAGCCAAATAAATTCCTGGCTCACTCTCATTAAGGAGTCAGCTTCATTCTCTGCCAGTCAaagctaaaaatagaaaatggtGTAGGAGACAGACCTAATTAATTCCCTAGAAATGCATGAAGAGGATagtggaaatttttttctttgcaatcttgcatttttttttttaatggagcttttttgttttgttttcctgattaaaaaaaaaacctttcgtAGGTAGATAACTTGTGGTTGCAGAGGTCTGTGTGATAGCTTTGCCTCCTACATTTTACTACTTTTTGGCTGCCTAATTTTGCTACTGAAAAATGCTACTCTGTCTTTTGGGAGGATAACAGGTGGCAGTTCTAGTGAACTGCTCTGCAAGTCTCATCTCACTGTGAGCACAGCATGGAAATATTTCTCAGTTGTTTCATTCAGGTCTCTGCCGCGGTACAAGTTTGGTTAAGACAGACCTGCGAATGATACTGGCGTGCAAAACTGAATAAATATTGTCATGCAAACATATGCATATGGCTCTGTGGAATTGCATTAATTCAAACTTTGCAGAGTATAGTTTAGTACACGAGTACCCTTAGTGGTTTTGCAGGGAACCCAACGACttggaagaaattttattttttatggttgtaGCTGGTCTTCATGTCACACAGCCAAAGTATAGAATGTTCACGTGTCTTCCCCTCAACAGTAGTGTAATTATTAGCaaatgctgatttttttaatagtaaacttatttttctaaatttgttcCTAGAATCCACATTCATCGCAGTGGAAGGATCCCGCCTTAAGTCAACTTATTTGCTTTTGCCGGGAAAGTCGCTACATGGATCAGTGGGTTCCAGTAATTAATCTTCCTGAACGGTGATGGCATCTGAATGAAAATAACTGAACCAAATTGCACTGGAGTTTTGAAATACCTTTGTAGTTACTCAAGCAGTTACTCCCTACACTGATGCAAGGATTACAGAAACTGATGTCAAGGGGCTGAGTTCAACTACATGCTCTGGGGGCCCAGAGTTAGATGACTTTGCAGATGG
Coding sequences within it:
- the GADD45A gene encoding growth arrest and DNA damage-inducible protein GADD45 alpha isoform X1; this encodes MTLEEFSAGEPKTERMDNVGDALEEVLSKALSQRTITVGVYEAAKLLNVDPDNVVLCLLAADEDDDRDVALQIHFTLIQAFCCENDINILRVSNPGRLAKLLLLETDASPGASEGAEQPPDLHCVLVTNPHSSQWKDPALSQLICFCRESRYMDQWVPVINLPER
- the GADD45A gene encoding growth arrest and DNA damage-inducible protein GADD45 alpha isoform X2, with the translated sequence MTLEEFSAGEPKTERMDNVGDALEEVLSKALSQRTITVGVYEAAKLLNVDPDNVVLCLLAADEDDDRDVALQIHFTLIQAFCCENDINILRVSNPGRLAKLLLLETDASPGASEGAEQPPDLHCVLVTNMSKHVGGCQQRKRSLIHIHRSGRIPP